One Brassica oleracea var. oleracea cultivar TO1000 chromosome C7, BOL, whole genome shotgun sequence genomic window carries:
- the LOC106305928 gene encoding probable receptor-like protein kinase At5g24010 — protein sequence MAFPVNLILTLIFFFLSLLHLFLAAFTPPDNYLLNCGANINASFFSTRSFLGDSSKQASTFLSADRSISLSDQNPPPDSPLLYHTARIFPGGSSSPPSPAYRLHLTSNSTHFIRLHFAPFKASTFDLNSAKFSVLVNGFSVLNSFGANSVVVKEFILKIDSPVLEISFLPSKASTFGFVSALEVFSAPKDYIIDQGTKRVVPNSAQIFSNLSSQVLETVHRINVGGLKLTPFNDSLWRTWLVDDGYLLLKGAAKRAWTTHSPNYQSGGATREIAPDNVYMTAQEMNRDSQELQARFNISWEFPVGSKRVLHLVRLHFCDIVSSSLNQLYFNVFINDYLAYRDVDLSALNFHVLASPFYIDFVAESDRDGMVRISVGPSDLSNPARANAILNGVEIMRIVNPVGSKVGYGKKHVVWIVAGSVLGSLVFLSLLVLLGLCLCRPKKNRTKRSESTGWTPLRRFRNSSISRTTEGTVSSNGYQTLRISFAEIQSGTNNFDKSLVIGVGGFGMVFKGSLKDNTKVAVKRGVPGSRQGLPEFLSEITILSKIRHRHLVSLVGYCEEQSEMILVYEYMDKGPLKSHLYGSTNPPLSWKQRLEVCIGAARGLHYLHTGSSQGIIHRDIKSTNILLDNNYVAKVADFGLSRSGPCLDETHVSTGVKGSFGYLDPEYFRRQQLTDKSDVYSFGVVLFEVLCARPAVDPLLVREQVNLAEWAIAWQKKGMLDQIVDPNIADQIKPCSLKKFAETAEKCCADYGVDRPTIGDVLWNLEHVLQLQESGPLAEPGEACGDVNGSGAARQGPSSDSNAERDSGDGTSGIIDSSQVFSQLMNNAGR from the coding sequence ATGGCGTTTCCAGTAAATCTAATCCTCACCCTTATCTTCTTCTTCCTCTCTCTCCTCCACCTCTTTCTAGCTGCCTTCACTCCACCCGACAACTACCTCCTTAACTGCGGCGCCAACATCAACGCCTCCTTCTTCTCCACCCGCTCCTTCCTCGGCGACTCCTCAAAACAAGCCTCAACCTTTCTCTCCGCCGATCGATCCATCTCCCTCTCCGACCAAAACCCACCTCCGGATTCTCCCCTCTTATACCACACAGCCCGCATCTTCCCCGGCGGATCATCTTCACCCCCATCTCCCGCCTACAGACTCCACCTCACCAGCAACAGCACTCACTTCATCCGCCTCCACTTCGCCCCCTTCAAAGCTTCAACCTTTGACTTAAATTCAGCGAAATTCTCCGTCTTGGTTAATGGGTTCTCCGTCTTGAACAGCTTCGGCGCTAACTCCGTCGTAGTCAAAGAGTTCATACTCAAAATCGATTCCCCTGTTCTCGAGATTTCGTTTCTCCCCTCGAAAGCATCCACTTTTGGATTCGTCAGCGCGTTAGAAGTCTTCTCAGCTCCCAAAGATTACATAATCGATCAAGGCACTAAGCGCGTAGTCCCCAACTCCGCTCAAATCTTCAGCAACTTATCGTCCCAAGTTCTCGAGACGGTGCACAGAATCAACGTCGGCGGTTTGAAGCTAACTCCGTTCAACGACTCGCTCTGGAGGACGTGGCTCGTCGACGACGGCTACCTTCTCCTTAAAGGAGCTGCGAAGCGCGCGTGGACCACTCACTCTCCGAATTACCAGAGCGGCGGCGCGACGAGGGAGATTGCTCCTGACAATGTTTACATGACAGCGCAGGAGATGAACCGTGATAGCCAGGAGCTGCAGGCGAGGTTTAACATCAGCTGGGAGTTCCCCGTTGGTTCGAAACGAGTTCTTCATTTGGTTCGTTTGCATTTTTGTGACATCGTTAGCTCGTCGCTTAACCAGCTCTACTTCAATGTCTTTATCAATGATTATCTCGCGTATAGAGATGTTGATCTCTCCGCGTTGAACTTCCATGTGCTTGCTTCTCCTTTTTATATTGACTTTGTTGCTGAGTCTGATCGTGATGGGATGGTGAGGATAAGCGTTGGACCGTCTGATCTCAGCAATCCTGCGAGGGCTAATGCTATACTGAACGGAGTGGAGATCATGAGGATTGTGAATCCCGTGGGTTCCAAAGTGGGGTATGGGAAGAAGCACGTGGTGTGGATCGTTGCCGGCTCGGTGTTGGGGAGTCTTGTGTTCTTGTCTCTCCTCGTCTTGTTGGGTTTGTGCTTATGCAGGCCCAAGAAGAATAGAACCAAGAGGTCAGAGAGCACCGGGTGGACGCCTTTGAGGAGGTTCAGAAACAGCTCCATCAGTAGAACGACCGAAGGAACTGTGAGCTCCAACGGCTACCAAACTCTGAGAATCTCTTTCGCTGAGATACAGTCAGGAACCAATAACTTCGACAAGAGTTTAGTGATCGGAGTTGGAGGATTCGGGATGGTCTTTAAAGGCTCTCTCAAGGACAACACCAAAGTAGCGGTCAAGAGAGGCGTCCCCGGTTCGAGACAAGGCTTACCAGAGTTTCTCTCGGAGATAACCATTCTCTCCAAGATCCGTCATCGGCATCTCGTTTCACTCGTTGGATACTGCGAAGAGCAGTCTGAGATGATCCTTGTTTATGAGTACATGGACAAAGGACCGCTCAAGAGCCACTTATACGGTTCCACCAACCCTCCTTTGTCTTGGAAGCAACGGCTTGAGGTCTGCATTGGTGCAGCAAGAGGTCTTCATTACCTTCACACCGGTTCTTCGCAAGGAATCATCCACCGTGATATAAAGTCCACTAATATCTTGCTAGACAATAATTACGTAGCCAAAGTTGCGGACTTTGGACTGTCGAGATCCGGTCCTTGTCTTGACGAGACTCATGTCAGCACAGGGGTTAAAGGAAGCTTTGGTTATCTTGATCCTGAGTACTTTAGGAGACAGCAGCTCACTGATAAGTCCGATGTTTATTCGTTTGGAGTTGTTTTGTTCGAAGTTCTCTGCGCTAGACCAGCCGTTGATCCGTTGCTTGTAAGGGAGCAAGTGAACTTAGCAGAGTGGGCTATTGCGTGGCAGAAGAAAGGAATGCTAGATCAAATCGTTGATCCGAACATCGCTGATCAGATCAAACCGTGCTCGTTGAAGAAGTTTGCGGAAACCGCGGAGAAATGCTGTGCGGATTACGGTGTGGATAGACCGACTATAGGTGATGTTCTGTGGAACTTGGAACATGTGCTTCAGCTTCAAGAATCAGGACCATTGGCTGAGCCTGGAGAAGCTTGTGGAGATGTCAATGGCTCGGGGGCGGCAAGGCAGGGTCCGTCTAGTGACTCGAACGCAGAGAGGGACAGTGGAGATGGGACTTCGGGTATAATTGATAGCAGCCAAGTGTTCTCTCAGCTCATGAACAACGCTGGCAGATAA
- the LOC106301561 gene encoding uncharacterized membrane protein YjcL, with product MALHIFARVSLNPLSPSLSLHHVSPSRRNLSLTPLRRNKSPGTLPSQFPPPPRRVKVSSQLRLPLISPTDHWGQWAALFAAGAFGVWSEKTKMGSMMSGALSSTLLGLAASNLGLIPFETPSYSFFMEFLLPHTIPLLLFRADLRRIIRSTGSLLLAFLIGSVATVVGTVVAFMLVPMRSLGPDNWKIAAALMGSYIGGSLNFVAISKALRISPSVIAAGVAVDNVICALHFMVLFALASKIPPETISAASSPDVVMTKDVKAEDKNRVVSTSIALSVSFLICKAAISMTELLKIQGGMLPAVTAITVVLATSFPGFFNSLAPSAETISLVLMQVFFTILGATGSIWNVINTAPSIFLFAVIQVMVHLAMTLLLGKLFCIDMKRLLLASNANIGGPTTACAMATAKGWTSLVVPGILSGVFGVSIATFLGIGCGALVLKRL from the exons ATGGCACTTCATATATTCGCACGTGTGTCACTAAATCCACTGTCACCCTCATTATCATTGCACCACGTGTCACCTTCCCGCCGCAACTTATCGCTGACTCCCCTACGCCGGAACAAATCGCCGGGAACGCTTCCGTCGCAGTTCCCTCCACCGCCGCGGCGTGTGAAGGTCTCCTCGCAACTGCGACTCCCTTTGATATCTCCTACAGATCACTGGGGTCAATGGGCCGCTCTCTTCGCCGCCGGAGCCTTCGGTGTCTG GTCGGAGAAGACGAAGATGGGGAGTATGATGAGCGGGGCGTTGAGCAGCACATTGCTTGGACTCGCCGCGAGCAACTTAGGGCTAATACCGTTCGAAACGCCGTCGTATTCCTTCTTCATGGAGTTTCTCTTGCCGCATACGATTCCGTTGCTGCTGTTTAGAGCTGATCTCCGTCGTATTATCCGATCTACTGGGTCACTGCTCCTTGCTTTCTTAATTGGATCTG TTGCGACGGTTGTGGGGACTGTGGTGGCGTTTATGCTGGTGCCTATGAGATCACTCGGTCCGGATAACTGGAAAATAGCAGCTGCTCTTATGGGCAGCTACATTGGTGGAT CTCTTAATTTTGTTGCGATATCGAAGGCTCTGCGCATTTCTCCATCTGTTATAGCGGCAGGGGTGGCTGTGGATAATGTCATATGCGCTCTACACTTTATGGTGTTGTTTGCGTTAGCCTCAAAGATACCACCTGAGACCATCTCAGCAGCATCTTCTCCTG ATGTTGTCATGACTAAGGATGTTAAAGCTGAGGACAAGAACAGAGTGGTTTCAACTTCAATTGCATTATCAGTTTCTTTCCTCATATGTAAAGCTGCGATTTCGATGACGGAGCTACTCAAGATCCAAGGAGGCATGCTTCCTGCTGTTACAGCCATCACCGTCGTCTTGGCTACTTCTTTCCCTGGTTTCTTCAACTCTCTGGCTCCTTCTGCTGAAACCATCTCTCTCGTTCTCATGCAG GTATTTTTCACGATTCTAGGAGCTACAGGGAGTATATGGAATGTGATCAACACTGCACCAAGTATCTTCCTCTTTGCTGTAATTCAAGTAATGGTTCATCTCGCAATGACTTTGCTTCTGGGGAAGCTGTTCTGTATCGACATGAAGCGACTGCTTCTTGCGTCAAACGCTAACATAGGAGGTCCAACGACTGCTTGTGCGATGGCAACCGCTAAAGGATGGACTTCACTTGTTGTCCCTGGGATTCTCTCTGGCGTTTTTGGAGTCTCCATAGCAACTTTTCTTGGCATTGGATGTGGAGCTTTGGTCCTTAAACGATTATAG
- the LOC106304275 gene encoding putative F-box/kelch-repeat protein At5g24040, producing MEKWSELPPEILHSISLRIDNPFDLIHFWSVCSSWRSCSLLFRPKTSLICPLLVYSSGYGDDRYILSRSVYLLKSSDLNGPRYWLFKLQEKENGDIVLHSLFLRRNTDEDRYSYPTFSLDLLRCQVFELAQEHVACYSEWSEPCEGKVERRIGFMSLDAESNEFMVLGRLPFKGPAVYRSIDGRWTELQITQPVSFEGIVSYKSKFYAIDLTGRTIVVEPTLQLHTFQRSRPSYKARKRWLLNSGDKVLLVEMCTERRADFFIPNIREKEIWFEVSELDVERND from the exons ATGGAGAAATGGTCTGAGTTGCCGCCAGAGATCCTCCACTCCATCTCCCTGAGAATCGACAACCCCTTTGATCTGATCCACTTCTGGTCAGTATGTTCATCTTGGCGATCCTGTAGCCTCTTATTTCGACCGAAGACATCACTTATATGTCCTCTTCTCGTATACTCTTCTGGTTATGGTGATGATCGTTATATCTTGAGCAGAAGTGTTTACCTTCTCAAGTCTTCTGATCTCAACGGTCCTCGATATTG GTTGTTTAAGCTACAAGAGAAAGAGAACGGAGACATAGTTCTACATAGTTTGTTCCTAAGAAGAAACACCGATGAGGATAGATATTCGTATCCAACTTTTTCACTTGACTTGCTCAGATGTCAAGTCTTTGAGTTAGCTCAAGAACATGTGGCTTGTTACAGCGAATGGTCCGAACCATGCGAGGGGAAAGTGGAAAGACGCATTGGCTTTATGAGTTTAGACGCAGAGAGCAACGAGTTTATGGTTCTAGGGCGTCTCCCATTCAAGGGTCCCGCTGTGTATAGGTCAATCGATGGGCGTTGGACTGAGCTCCAGATAACACAACCCGTTTCCTTTGAAGGGATAGTTTCATATAAAAGCAAGTTTTACGCCATAGATCTTACCGGCAGAACAATAGTTGTAGAGCCAACTCTACAATTGCATACGTTTCAGCGGTCTAGACCGTCTTATAAGGCAAGGAAACGCTGG CTTCTAAACTCAGGGGATAAGGTCCTTCTCGTAGAGATGTGCACAGAGAGACGAGCCGATTTTTTCATACCAAATATCCGTGAGAAGGAGATATGGTTCGAAGTTTCAGAGTTAGACGTGGAGAGAAACGACTGA
- the LOC106307122 gene encoding uncharacterized protein At3g49140 — MAVRLFSSTALLEYRHVPNTEEERSCFAPRRTFHSHRLNPIAPRSGILKCNNDYFTRKCLRKSRTQAIAEYLGSASDPKKPSYHPSEEIRAYLPENPGDSRLPPAETARTIIEVNKKGTLMLSGLLGIGLHENILWPDIPYVTDQHGNIYFQVKENEDIMQTVVTSDNNYVQVIVGFDTMEMIKDMELSTPSGIGFEIEEMEDGITEVDDENKTDEDKDDEEWVAVLEDGDEDEDDDYVSDSDESLGDWANLETMRTCHPMYFARRIAEVASKDPLNWMEQPSAGLAIQGLLSRVFVKDHSHISAPKSTSSDKNKEGEKSEEKVEDIDESEKILQLENSRNAISYYKLEMNKIQLITAQGHQTEVEVGDVRKAQPDAIALASDGIVRRLEEDGNMLTEALKSLCWRHNGIQAEEVKLIGIDSLGFDIRLCSGMQIETLRFAFLTRATSVHSAEGQLRELLFASTPHKPQTPKQTSPKESW, encoded by the exons ATGGCCGTCCGTCTCTTCTCTTCAACGGCGCTCCTCG AGTATCGTCATGTACCCAACACAGAGGAAGAAAGAAGCTGCTTTGCGCCTCGGCGAACTTTTCATTCTCACCGGCTCAACCCTATTGCTCCTAG GAGTGGAATTCTCAAGTGTAACAATGACTATTTCACTAGAAAGTGTCTGAGGAAGAGTAGGACTCAAGCCATTGCAGAGTATTTAGGTTCAGCTTCAGATCCAAAGAAGCCAAGTTATCATCCTTCTGAAGAAATCAGAGCGTATCTGCCAGAGAATCCTGGTGATTCTAGGCTTCCACCTGCTGAAACCGCTAGAACCATCATTGAG GTGAACAAAAAAGGAACTCTGATGCTTTCAGGTTTACTTGGTATTGGACTTCATGAGAACATCCTCTGGCCTGATATTCCTTATGTAACAGATCAGCATGGAA ATATATACTTTCAAGTTAAGGAAAACGAGGACATTATGCAAACCGTTGTCACCTCTGATAATAACTATGTG CAAGTGATAGTAGGTTTTGATACGATGGAGATGATCAAGGACATGGAGCTGAGTACTCCCTCTGGTATTGGTTTTGAGATTGAAGAAATGGAAGATGGTATAACTGAAGTAGACGATGAAAACAAGACGGATGAAGACAAAGATGATGAG GAATGGGTTGCTGTTCTAGAAGATGGAGATGAAGATGAAGACGATGATTATGTTTCAGACTCTGATGAGTCACTTGGAGACTGGGCAAACTTGGAAACGATGCGAACTTGCCATCCTATGTATTTTGCCAGGAGGATAGCCGAGGTTGCGTCAAAGGATCCTTTAAACTGGATGGAGCAACCATCAGCTGGCCTTGCTATCCAGGGGCTATTGAGCCGTGTCTTTGTGAAAGATCACTCACACATCTCTGCTCCCAAGTCTACAAGTAGTGACAAAAACAAGGAGGGAGAAAAATCAGAAGAGAAGGTTGAAGACATTGATGAAAGTGAGAAGATATTGCAACTTGAGAATTCGAGAAATGCTATATCTTATTACAAGCTGGAGATGAATAAAATCCAGCTCATCACAGCACAGGGGCATCAG ACTGAAGTGGAAGTGGGAGATGTCAGAAAAGCACAACCCGATGCTATTGCTCTTGCATCAGACGGTATTGTGAGACGTCTAGAAGAAGATGGTAATATGCTAACTGAAGCGCTCAAATCTCTATGTTGGAGACATAACGGGATTCAAGCAGAG GAAGTGAAGCTCATCGGTATAGATTCACTTGGTTTCGACATCAGGCTTTGCTCCGGGATGCAAATTGAGACATTACGGTTTGCATTCCTGACAAGG GCAACATCAGTGCACAGTGCTGAAGGACAGTTGAGAGAATTATTATTCGCTTCCACACCTCATAAGCCGCAGACACCAAAGCAAACGAGTCCAAAGGAATCTTGGTGA
- the LOC106301292 gene encoding S-type anion channel SLAH3-like produces the protein MEGRSNCVQIELEEELPTLLRTATTEEMVGFDNYKDNNLPLPRFISRFHPYHASTTTLNGQEAARSSMEGHRSYIEDLKETAPWMQINHQRKPSLSMPTSPNVLMISDPTSTSSDNNNTGSTGKSVKFISQPMAKVSSLYIGSGNDDDDRRPPDNHHHQQHQQQSGQLQNQNPGMHKLKDHRYTSFKTWSGKLERQFTRKPAAIEPETPNRPKENINTNEAMPVDRYYDALEGPELETLRPLEEIVLPSEQTWPFLLRYPISTFGMCLGVSSQAIMWKTLATAEPTKFLHVPLWINQALWFISVALVFTIAIIYLLKIILYFEAVRREYYHPIRINFFFAPFISLLFLALGVPPSVMTELPQFLWYLLMFPFICLELKIYGQWMSGGQRRLSRVANPTNHLSIVGNFVGALLGASMGLREGPMFFYAVGMAHYLVLFVTLYQRLPTNETLPKDLHPVFFLFVAAPSVASMAWAKITGSFDYGSKVCYFIAIFLYFSLAVRINFFRGIKFSLSWWAYTFPMTGAAIATIRYATVVRSTMTQVMCVILCAIATLVVSALLVTTIIHVFVLRDLFPNDYAIAISNRPRRKQTSHHRWLDQLRNVSSENIENFLKFTDSDSSQSNDLEAGNGKIQEKDSA, from the exons ATGGAGGGGAGATCAAATTGTGTGCAAATAGAATTAGAAGAAGAGCTGCCAACATTACTGAGAACAGCCACGACAGAAGAAATGGTTGGCTTTGACAATTACAAGGATAATAATCTTCCTCTTCCACGCTTCATCAGTCGCTTTCATCCTTATCATGCATCCACGACTACTTTG AATGGTCAAGAAGCAGCAAGATCATCAATGGAAGGTCATCGTAGCTATATTGAGGATCTCAAAGAGACTGCACCATGGATGCAGATCAATCATCAAAGAAAACCATCACTTTCAATGCCAACTTCACCAAATGTTCTCATGATCTCCGACCCGACATCAACGTCTTCCGACAACAACAACACTGGATCGACTGGAAAGTCAGTCAAGTTCATCTCTCAGCCGATGGCCAAAGTGTCATCTCTCTACATAGGAAGCGGCAACGATGATGATGATCGTCGTCCTCCTGACAATCATCATCATCAGCAACATCAACAACAGAGTGGTCAACTTCAAAATCAAAACCCGGGGATGCATAAGCTTAAGGATCACAGGTACACCTCGTTCAAGACTTGGTCAGGGAAACTGGAGAGACAGTTTACAAGAAAACCAGCTGCTATTGAACCGGAGACACCAAACCGGCCTAAGGAGAATATAAATACTAATGAAGCCATGCCTGTGGACCGTTACTATGATGCCTTGGAAGGTCCTGAATTAGAGACTCTCCGG CCTCTAGAAGAGATCGTTCTACCAAGTGAACAAACGTGGCCGTTTCTTCTGCGTTACCCCATATCAACCTTCGGTATGTGCCTTGGAGTGAGCAGCCAAGCCATAATGTGGAAGACCCTAGCCACTGCTGAGCCAACCAAGTTCCTTCACGTACCCCTATGGATCAACCAAGCTCTCTGGTTCATCTCAGTCGCTTTAGTCTTTACCATTGCCATCATTTACCTCCTCAAAATCATCCTCTACTTCGAAGCCGTACGCCGTGAATACTACCATCCCATCAGAATCAACTTCTTCTTCGCTCCTTTCATTTCATTACTCTTCTTAGCCCTCGGGGTCCCACCTTCCGTAATGACAGAACTGCCACAGTTCCTGTGGTACCTCCTCATGTTTCCTTTCATCTGTCTTGAGCTCAAGATTTACGGTCAATGGATGTCCGGTGGTCAACGCAGGCTCTCCCGGGTCGCCAACCCTACGAACCATCTGTCAATCGTCGGGAACTTTGTGGGGGCCTTGCTTGGTGCAAGCATGGGACTTAGGGAAGGACCAATGTTTTTCTACGCTGTTGGGATGGCTCATTACTTGGTTCTGTTCGTGACACTATACCAAAGGTTACCGACCAACGAGACTTTGCCTAAAGATCTTCACCCTGTCTTCTTCCTTTTTGTTGCGGCCCCAAGTGTTGCTTCCATGGCTTGGGCTAAGATCACTGGCTCCTTTGACTATGGTTCCAAAGTTTGTTACTTCATCGCCATCTTCCTCTACTTCTCTTTG GCTGTGCGGATTAATTTCTTTCGTGGAATCAA ATTTTCACTGTCTTGGTGGGCGTATACATTTCCAATGACCGGAGCTGCAATTGCAACCATTAGGTACGCAACAGTAGTGAGGAGCACTATGACTCAAGTCATGTGTGTGATCCTCTGTGCCATAGCGACACTAGTCGTTTCGGCACTGCTAGTGACTACCATCATCCATGTCTTTGTCCTCCGCGATCTTTTCCCTAATGACTACGCCATAGCCATCAGCAACCGCCCGAGACGCAAACAGACTAGCCACCACCGGTGGCTCGACCAGCTAAGAAACGTAAGCTCAGAGAACATCGAGAATTTCTTGAAATTCACAGACTCCGACAGCAGTCAGAGTAATGATCTAGAAGCTGGGAATGGAAAAATTCAAGAGAAGGATTCGGCTTAA
- the LOC106305929 gene encoding putative septum site-determining protein minD homolog, chloroplastic, translating to MASLRVFSTTSHQPPLLPSSLSLNPLSTSPRFVKSPSSRRRPIRSVLQFNRKPQLAGETPRIVVITSGKGGVGKTTTTANVGLSLARYGFSVVAIDADLGLRNLDLLLGLENRVNYTVVEVLNGDCRLDQALVRDKRWSNFELLCISKPRSKLPMGFGGKALEWLVDALKTRPEGSPDFIIIDCPAGIDAGFITAITPANEAVLVTTPDITALRDADRVTGLLECDGIRDIKMIVNRVRTDMIRGEDMMSVLDVQEMLGLSLLGAIPEDSEVIRSTNRGFPLVLNKPPTLAGLAFEQAAWRLVEQDSMKAVMVEEEPKKRGFFSFFGG from the coding sequence ATGGCGTCTCTGCGCGTGTTCTCCACGACGAGCCATCAACCTCCGCTTCTTCCATCGTCACTCTCTTTAAATCCCCTATCAACCTCACCACGATTCGTAAAAAGCCCTAGCAGCAGACGGAGACCAATCCGATCCGTTCTCCAATTCAATCGCAAACCCCAGCTCGCCGGAGAAACGCCGCGCATCGTCGTCATAACCTCCGGAAAAGGCGGCGTCGGAAAGACAACCACCACCGCGAACGTCGGACTCTCCCTCGCGCGCTACGGCTTCTCCGTCGTCGCAATCGACGCGGACCTCGGCCTCCGCAACCTCGATCTACTCCTAGGGCTAGAGAATCGCGTCAACTACACCGTCGTCGAGGTCCTCAACGGAGACTGCCGCCTCGACCAGGCTCTCGTGCGCGACAAGCGCTGGTCAAACTTCGAACTGCTCTGCATCTCGAAACCTAGGTCGAAGCTCCCGATGGGATTCGGCGGGAAAGCGCTCGAGTGGCTCGTCGACGCCCTAAAAACGAGGCCGGAAGGCTCGCCGGACTTCATCATCATCGATTGCCCCGCCGGAATCGACGCCGGGTTCATAACCGCCATCACTCCGGCGAACGAGGCGGTTCTTGTGACGACTCCTGATATTACGGCGCTTAGGGACGCGGACAGGGTCACGGGGCTGCTTGAGTGCGACGGGATTAGGGATATAAAGATGATTGTGAATAGAGTGAGGACTGATATGATCAGAGGGGAAGATATGATGTCTGTGTTGGATGTGCAGGAGATGCTTGGTTTGTCGCTGCTCGGCGCGATTCCTGAAGACTCTGAGGTGATCAGGAGCACCAACCGCGGGTTTCCTCTTGTTCTGAATAAGCCTCCGACGCTTGCGGGGTTGGCGTTTGAGCAGGCGGCGTGGAGGCTCGTGGAGCAAGATAGTATGAAGGCTGTTATGGTGGAGGAGGAGCCTAAGAAACGTGGCTTCTTCTCTTTCTTTGGTGGTTGA
- the LOC106305198 gene encoding probable peroxidase 61, with amino-acid sequence MRQFMKIFPLLALVVISLTGTATVKAATGLNPPVKLVWHYYKVTNTCDDAEAYIRHQVEKFYKNDTTIAPKLLRLLYSDCMVNGCDASVLLQGPNSERTAPQNRGLGGFLIIDKIKQVLESRCPGVVSCADILNLATRDAVHMAGAPSYPVFTGRRDGGALSADAVDLPSPSISVEESLAYFNSKGLDVLDMTTLLGAHSMGKTHCSHIVNRLYNFKNTGKPDPTMNTTLVSQLRYLCPPRTQKGQTDPLVYLNPDSGSSNRFSSSYYSRVLSHNAVLGVDQQLLYNEDSKEITQEFAAGFEDFRKSFALAMSRMGSINVLTGKAGEIRRDCRVTNANYGA; translated from the exons ATGAGGCAGTTTATGAAAATTTTCCCACTATTGGCCCTCGTAGTCATAAGCTTAACCGGAACGGCTACGGTAAAGGCTGCGACGGGATTGAACCCTCCGGTGAAGCTGGTTTGGCATTATTACAAAGTTACCAACACTTGTGATGATGCAGAGGCTTATATTAGACACCAAGTCGAAAAGTTTTATAAGAATGACACTACCATTGCTCCGAAGCTTCTTCGTCTTCTTTACTCGGATTGTATGGTTAAT GGATGTGATGCTTCGGTACTTTTACAAGGACCAAACTCAGAGAGGACAGCTCCACAAAATCGAGGACTTGGAGGTTTTTTGATAATCGATAAAATAAAACAAGTTCTTGAATCACGTTGTCCTGGTGTTGTTTCTTGCGCTGATATACTGAATCTTGCCACTAGAGATGCTGTTCACATG GCCGGAGCACCATCTTATCCTGTGTTCACGGGGAGAAGGGACGGTGGGGCACTAAGTGCAGACGCTGTGGATCTACCGTCACCGTCTATCTCAGTCGAGGAGTCACTAGCATACTTCAATTCCAAAGGTCTTGACGTTTTGGACATGACTACTCTTCTAG GAGCACATTCGATGGGGAAGACACATTGCAGCCACATAGTGAACAGGTTGTACAACTTCAAGAACACTGGAAAACCAGACCCGACCATGAACACAACATTGGTGTCACAACTTCGATACCTTTGTCCTCCAAGAACACAAAAGGGCCAAACCGATCCACTCGTTTACCTAAATCCAGACTCAGGCTCGAGCAACAGATTCAGCAGCTCTTACTACTCTCGTGTCCTGTCTCATAACGCTGTCTTGGGCGTGGACCAACAGTTGCTCTACAACGAGGACTCGAAGGAGATCACTCAAGAGTTCGCTGCAGGTTTTGAAGATTTCAGAAAATCTTTTGCTTTGGCAATGTCGAGGATGGGATCTATCAATGTGTTGACCGGCAAAGCTGGAGAGATTCGCCGAGATTGCAGAGTTACCAACGCCAACTACGGTGCTTAA